The Amycolatopsis sp. DG1A-15b genome window below encodes:
- a CDS encoding LacI family DNA-binding transcriptional regulator: MSIVEPSGFRPTLADVARAAGVSIATASRVLNGFPRVSPERRKQVESAMQALGYARQRAAKASSARHTGSIALVVCEEVPRLFTDPYFPRIAAGVGRELTAVGVQLVLLTVPATDDYQSPVVRYLDGGHVDGALVVGMHGRRPLDLDWLGIPVVFGGRPVQAGRAGRQPYVDADNQGGARLATQRLLDGGRQVVATVAGPQDMTAGADRLLGYRQAMTRAGRYDESLVVCGDFGQASGEYAAARLLSRRPDVDGIFAASDMMAVGALRALRRAGRKVPEDVAVVGFDDLPISCWTDPPLTTVRQPVEEMGARMTAELLAMIDGAAPRRSTVLDTELVPRKSA, translated from the coding sequence GTGTCCATCGTCGAACCGTCGGGGTTCCGGCCCACCCTGGCCGACGTCGCGCGGGCGGCCGGGGTGTCCATCGCCACGGCCTCCCGCGTGCTCAACGGCTTCCCCAGGGTGAGCCCGGAACGCCGCAAGCAGGTGGAATCCGCGATGCAGGCGCTGGGCTACGCCCGGCAGCGGGCGGCGAAGGCGAGCAGTGCGCGGCACACCGGCTCGATCGCCTTGGTGGTCTGCGAGGAAGTGCCGCGGTTGTTCACCGACCCGTACTTCCCGCGGATCGCCGCGGGGGTCGGCCGGGAGCTGACCGCGGTGGGGGTGCAGCTCGTGCTGCTCACCGTGCCGGCCACCGACGACTACCAGTCGCCGGTGGTGCGGTACCTCGACGGCGGGCACGTCGACGGCGCGCTCGTCGTCGGCATGCACGGCCGCCGCCCGCTCGACCTGGACTGGCTCGGCATCCCGGTGGTGTTCGGCGGGCGGCCGGTCCAGGCCGGCCGCGCGGGCCGGCAGCCGTACGTCGACGCCGACAACCAGGGCGGGGCGCGGCTGGCGACCCAGCGGCTGCTCGACGGCGGCCGCCAGGTCGTGGCGACCGTCGCCGGGCCGCAGGACATGACCGCGGGGGCGGACCGGCTGCTCGGGTACCGGCAGGCGATGACCCGGGCCGGCCGGTACGACGAGAGCCTCGTGGTGTGCGGCGACTTCGGGCAGGCGTCCGGCGAGTACGCGGCGGCCCGGCTGCTCAGCCGCCGTCCGGACGTCGACGGGATCTTCGCGGCCTCGGACATGATGGCGGTCGGGGCGTTGCGCGCCCTCCGCCGCGCGGGCCGGAAGGTGCCCGAGGACGTCGCCGTCGTCGGGTTCGACGACCTGCCGATCAGCTGCTGGACGGACCCGCCGCTCACCACCGTGCGCCAGCCGGTCGAGGAGATGGGGGCCCGGATGACCGCCGAACTGCTGGCGATGATCGACGGCGCGGCCCCGCGCCGGAGCACGGTGCTCGACACCGAGCTGGTGCCGCGCAAGTCGGCGTGA
- a CDS encoding arabinofuranosidase catalytic domain-containing protein, translated as MRVLVVVAAMVVTALAGAIPASAAPAPLVSAASGRCLNVKGGADTQGATLEIQDCTGAAGQAYEFTAAGELRTMNGTRCVDASGGGTAPGTAAIIWACHGGANQQWRQNADGTVSGVQSGLCLDVTGAGTANGTAVVLWTCHGRSNQQWSTGTTPPDPSGTAPCDIYASGGTPCVAAHSTARALYGTYAGNLYQVRRSSDNTTRNIGVRAAGGTADAAAQDSFCTGTSCVITVVYDQSGRGNDLWYQGSTVVPGSNQSSPAKATSESLTVGGAKAYSLYINPGNSYWRDGHSTGVPTGSAPEGMYMVTSGTHVNSGCCFDYGNSETTRKADAAGAMDAINFGTECWFGGCQGSGPWVQADLEWGLYPGGSQQWNPNQRALPSKFVTAMLKNNGTSRFALKGSNAQSGSLTTMWDGNLPGGYSPMKKQGAIILGSGGDCCKPGGGANLSAGTFYEGAMVAGYPSDATENAVQANVVAAGYR; from the coding sequence GTGCGCGTGTTGGTGGTGGTGGCCGCGATGGTGGTGACGGCGCTGGCCGGGGCGATACCGGCTTCGGCCGCGCCGGCGCCCCTGGTGAGCGCGGCGTCGGGGCGGTGCCTGAACGTCAAGGGTGGCGCCGACACCCAGGGAGCGACGCTGGAGATCCAGGACTGCACCGGCGCGGCCGGGCAGGCGTACGAGTTCACCGCGGCGGGTGAGCTGCGGACGATGAACGGCACGCGGTGCGTGGACGCCTCCGGTGGCGGGACGGCGCCCGGCACGGCCGCCATCATCTGGGCGTGCCACGGCGGGGCGAACCAGCAGTGGCGGCAGAACGCCGACGGCACGGTCAGCGGCGTCCAGTCGGGGCTGTGCCTGGACGTGACCGGCGCCGGCACGGCCAACGGCACCGCGGTCGTCCTGTGGACCTGCCACGGCCGCAGCAACCAGCAGTGGAGCACCGGGACGACCCCGCCGGACCCCTCCGGCACGGCGCCGTGCGACATCTACGCCTCCGGCGGCACGCCGTGCGTCGCCGCGCACAGCACGGCCCGGGCGCTCTACGGCACCTACGCCGGCAACCTGTACCAGGTCCGGCGCTCGTCCGACAACACGACCCGGAACATCGGTGTCCGGGCGGCGGGCGGCACCGCCGACGCGGCCGCCCAGGATTCCTTCTGCACCGGCACGTCCTGCGTCATCACCGTGGTCTACGACCAGTCCGGACGCGGGAACGACCTGTGGTACCAGGGATCGACCGTGGTCCCGGGGTCCAACCAGAGCAGTCCGGCGAAGGCCACGTCGGAGTCGCTCACGGTCGGCGGCGCGAAGGCGTACTCGCTGTACATCAACCCCGGCAACAGCTACTGGCGCGACGGCCACTCGACCGGGGTACCGACCGGCAGCGCTCCCGAGGGCATGTACATGGTGACCAGCGGGACGCACGTCAACAGCGGCTGCTGCTTCGACTACGGCAACAGCGAAACGACCCGGAAGGCCGACGCGGCCGGTGCGATGGACGCGATCAACTTCGGCACGGAGTGCTGGTTCGGCGGCTGCCAGGGCTCGGGCCCGTGGGTGCAGGCCGACCTCGAGTGGGGGCTGTACCCGGGCGGCAGCCAGCAGTGGAACCCGAACCAGCGGGCGCTGCCCAGCAAGTTCGTCACGGCGATGCTGAAGAACAACGGCACCTCCCGGTTCGCGCTCAAGGGCAGCAACGCCCAGTCGGGCAGCCTCACGACGATGTGGGACGGCAACCTCCCCGGCGGCTACAGCCCGATGAAGAAGCAGGGCGCGATCATCCTGGGCAGCGGCGGCGACTGCTGCAAACCCGGCGGCGGGGCGAACCTGAGCGCGGGGACGTTCTACGAAGGCGCGATGGTCGCCGGCTACCCGTCGGACGCGACCGAGAACGCGGTGCAGGCGAACGTGGTGGCCGCCGGCTACCGCTGA
- a CDS encoding RICIN domain-containing protein, with amino-acid sequence MDTSRQRPRVRRGLAALLITGALTGASAVALPGPAQAADESISVDFSAAGGAPAYRASGWIYGMTENASGPPDHFFRDVNFQAMRAGGAQLDSPGGWVSGRYDRRWNATRAQLLRTRSLGGQFVLLVHDLWGADGYPISRFPGDNGDWTDYDNFLTRLIGDVRATGAPVEWDIWNEPNISLFWNRPQSQYFAMWQRAYQRIRAAFPAQAIVGPSLAGVPSTSGSWWTQYLDFVRGSGTVPDIVSWHSLPGDPVANVAAADASLGSRGIPHPRPYQINEYGASNEQNPGDGAWYITRLERAGADGLRANWASGGNLHNDLGNLLVRNSAGRYQPKGEWWAYRFYGSQTGQLVATRASASYDAFATKAAGTAKVLVGGGRTTGNVAVGLQRLDTTSGVVQNNQVRVIVQRIPYNGGAAVQSPVTIQDSVAAVSGNALTVNLPHTTVDDALSITLLPPSDGGFQSVAVAQHSQQCLDNTDLSTADGNRQQQDVCEGGGQQLWNFRPVPGAAGAYTVVNQQSGKCLEVAGASADDGAAVQQRTCADGATNQQFSPRRVTYGGNDSHDYQLVARHSGKCVDVNGVSTAARAQVIQWTCKPVTQNSPLNQTWRLWGRGPA; translated from the coding sequence GTGGACACCTCGCGTCAGCGGCCCCGCGTCCGCCGTGGCCTGGCCGCCCTCCTGATCACCGGAGCACTGACCGGTGCCTCCGCCGTGGCCCTCCCCGGGCCGGCCCAGGCCGCGGACGAGTCGATCTCGGTCGACTTCTCCGCGGCGGGCGGCGCACCCGCGTACCGGGCTTCCGGGTGGATCTACGGCATGACCGAGAACGCGTCGGGGCCGCCCGACCACTTCTTCCGGGACGTGAACTTCCAGGCGATGCGGGCCGGGGGAGCGCAGCTGGACAGCCCGGGCGGCTGGGTCTCGGGCCGGTACGACCGGCGGTGGAACGCCACCCGTGCCCAGCTCCTGCGCACCCGCTCGCTCGGCGGGCAGTTCGTCCTGCTCGTGCACGACCTCTGGGGCGCCGACGGCTACCCGATTTCCCGGTTCCCCGGCGACAACGGCGACTGGACCGACTACGACAACTTCCTCACCCGCCTGATCGGCGACGTCCGGGCGACGGGTGCCCCGGTGGAGTGGGACATCTGGAACGAGCCCAACATCTCGCTGTTCTGGAACCGGCCGCAGAGCCAGTACTTCGCCATGTGGCAGCGCGCCTACCAGCGCATCCGGGCGGCCTTCCCGGCGCAGGCGATCGTCGGCCCCAGCCTGGCCGGCGTCCCGTCGACCTCGGGGAGCTGGTGGACGCAGTACCTCGACTTCGTCCGCGGCTCCGGCACGGTGCCGGACATCGTCAGCTGGCACTCCCTGCCGGGCGACCCGGTGGCGAACGTCGCCGCGGCCGACGCGTCACTCGGCTCGCGCGGCATCCCGCACCCGCGGCCCTACCAGATCAACGAGTACGGGGCGTCGAACGAGCAGAACCCCGGTGACGGCGCCTGGTACATCACCCGGCTCGAACGGGCCGGCGCCGACGGGCTGCGCGCCAACTGGGCCAGTGGCGGGAACCTGCACAACGACCTCGGCAACCTGCTCGTCCGCAACTCCGCGGGCCGGTACCAGCCCAAGGGCGAGTGGTGGGCCTACCGCTTCTACGGCTCGCAGACCGGCCAGCTCGTGGCCACGCGGGCCAGCGCGTCCTACGACGCGTTCGCCACGAAGGCGGCCGGGACCGCCAAGGTCCTGGTCGGCGGCGGCCGGACGACGGGGAACGTCGCGGTCGGCCTGCAGCGCCTGGACACCACCTCCGGCGTCGTCCAGAACAACCAGGTGCGGGTGATCGTCCAGCGCATCCCGTACAACGGCGGGGCCGCGGTGCAGAGCCCGGTCACCATCCAGGACTCCGTGGCCGCCGTGTCCGGCAACGCCCTGACCGTGAACCTTCCGCACACCACGGTCGACGACGCGTTGAGCATCACCCTGCTGCCGCCGTCGGACGGCGGCTTCCAGTCCGTCGCCGTCGCGCAGCATTCCCAGCAGTGCCTGGACAACACCGACCTGAGCACCGCCGACGGCAACCGGCAGCAGCAGGACGTCTGCGAGGGCGGCGGCCAGCAGCTGTGGAACTTCCGGCCGGTGCCCGGCGCCGCGGGCGCGTACACCGTCGTCAACCAGCAGAGCGGCAAGTGCCTCGAAGTCGCCGGCGCCTCGGCCGACGACGGTGCCGCCGTCCAGCAGCGCACCTGCGCCGACGGCGCGACGAACCAGCAGTTCTCGCCGCGGCGGGTGACCTACGGCGGCAACGACTCCCACGACTACCAGCTCGTCGCCCGGCACAGCGGCAAGTGCGTCGACGTCAACGGCGTCTCCACGGCCGCGCGCGCCCAGGTCATCCAGTGGACGTGCAAGCCGGTCACCCAGAACAGCCCGCTCAACCAGACCTGGCGGCTGTGGGGCCGGGGACCGGCCTGA
- a CDS encoding oxygenase MpaB family protein, translated as MSNLSRRNALSLGVALGLAGAASVVPAWASAAGADPWWVWDDEVDSLMAGLVDGGRVPAVNTALRSWVDNADPLPAGLPADLAAWLQRVNRLPSWADPAKLRRAADFNRRKDTYLFVLYGLGSGIMSTVIPREARSVYWSAGGAAMQDRAAKTFTFGYDLSEAHAFEPSGQFVVTANKTRLVHAAVRHLLPQSPHWRAVADERVPISNGDILVTFHSLGTFVHRKLREWHVPMSAADEDAFLHQWQVAIHLLGVRDEFIPKTWAEADAQSAQVLTPLLAPTPEGKELAADLLGLTAQIDLGVTRGFLNEFVRYVLSNEVGDWLGLPRDYAAATLIRTGWPAYIAFREGLLPIAPAGFYLFDQFIRALAMLFLNKGTSPTTTPITIPTGNRPGA; from the coding sequence ATGAGCAATCTCAGCAGGAGGAACGCTCTTTCGCTCGGCGTCGCGCTGGGCCTGGCGGGCGCGGCGAGCGTCGTCCCGGCCTGGGCCTCGGCGGCCGGGGCCGACCCGTGGTGGGTCTGGGACGACGAGGTGGACAGCCTGATGGCGGGGCTCGTCGACGGCGGCCGGGTCCCCGCGGTCAACACCGCCCTGCGGTCGTGGGTGGACAACGCCGACCCGCTGCCCGCCGGCCTGCCCGCCGACCTCGCCGCCTGGCTCCAGCGCGTCAACCGGCTGCCCTCCTGGGCCGATCCCGCCAAGCTGCGCCGCGCCGCGGACTTCAACCGGCGCAAGGACACCTACCTGTTCGTGCTCTACGGCCTCGGCAGCGGGATCATGAGCACGGTGATCCCGCGGGAGGCCCGGTCGGTCTACTGGTCCGCGGGCGGCGCCGCCATGCAGGACCGCGCGGCCAAGACGTTCACCTTCGGCTACGACCTGAGCGAGGCGCACGCGTTCGAGCCCTCGGGCCAGTTCGTGGTCACGGCCAACAAGACGCGCCTGGTGCACGCCGCGGTGCGGCACCTGCTGCCGCAGTCACCGCACTGGCGGGCGGTCGCCGACGAGCGGGTGCCGATCAGCAACGGCGACATCCTGGTCACCTTCCACAGCCTCGGCACCTTCGTGCACCGGAAGCTGCGGGAGTGGCACGTCCCGATGTCCGCCGCGGACGAGGACGCCTTCCTGCACCAGTGGCAGGTCGCCATCCACCTGCTCGGCGTCCGGGACGAGTTCATCCCGAAGACGTGGGCCGAGGCGGACGCGCAGTCGGCCCAAGTCCTCACGCCCCTGCTCGCCCCGACACCCGAGGGCAAGGAGCTGGCCGCGGACCTGCTCGGGCTGACCGCCCAGATCGACTTGGGCGTCACCCGCGGCTTCCTGAACGAGTTCGTGCGGTACGTCCTCAGCAACGAAGTCGGTGACTGGCTCGGCCTGCCGCGCGACTACGCGGCGGCCACCCTGATCCGCACCGGGTGGCCCGCCTACATCGCCTTCCGGGAAGGCCTGCTGCCCATCGCCCCCGCGGGCTTCTACCTCTTCGACCAGTTCATCCGCGCCCTCGCCATGCTGTTCCTCAACAAGGGCACTTCCCCGACGACCACGCCCATCACGATCCCCACCGGCAACCGGCCCGGCGCCTGA
- a CDS encoding TetR/AcrR family transcriptional regulator, with protein MTAQPAAAVRPRNRRQLIVEAGAAVFSERGYHAASMEEIAARVGITAAALYRHFPNKYALFAECANVMADRLVAALAEVAPDAALAEIFAAVTRVTVAHRETGGVYRWEARYLEREDRRLLAGKFAQVVERVAEAVRREHPWPGEHLRAVAALGAIGSVTTHHNALAQRRTGELLQAAALRVAATDPAAAPAPFVEIPAPPVPRTRRAEILAAAVPLFERDGFATVTNGRIAEAVGLVPSALYRYFPGKADILAAACLQAAGLLAQAVEHNLRGTTDPHGALSALTATYVAYSFEHSALNSVANAEIAGLPAGLRRPLVAAQREHIAVWEQHLREARPELDARQARVLVHAGFGVVVEAGRRLRWADRPEHRAAVAALLVSALGLRSPAG; from the coding sequence GTGACCGCCCAGCCGGCCGCGGCCGTCCGGCCCCGCAACCGGCGGCAGCTCATCGTCGAGGCGGGGGCCGCGGTGTTCAGCGAGCGCGGCTACCACGCGGCGTCCATGGAGGAGATCGCGGCGCGCGTGGGCATCACCGCGGCCGCCCTGTACCGGCACTTCCCGAACAAGTACGCGCTGTTCGCCGAGTGCGCGAACGTCATGGCGGACCGGCTCGTCGCCGCGCTGGCCGAGGTGGCCCCGGACGCGGCCCTCGCGGAGATCTTCGCCGCCGTCACCCGGGTGACCGTCGCCCACCGGGAAACCGGGGGCGTGTACCGGTGGGAGGCCCGGTACCTCGAGCGCGAAGACCGCCGGCTGCTCGCGGGGAAGTTCGCGCAGGTCGTCGAGCGCGTGGCGGAGGCGGTGCGGCGCGAGCACCCGTGGCCCGGCGAGCACCTGCGGGCCGTGGCGGCGCTGGGGGCCATCGGGTCCGTCACGACGCACCACAACGCGCTTGCCCAACGCCGGACGGGGGAGTTGCTGCAGGCAGCGGCCCTGCGCGTGGCCGCTACCGACCCCGCGGCGGCGCCCGCGCCGTTCGTCGAGATCCCGGCCCCGCCGGTGCCCCGGACCCGGCGTGCGGAGATCCTCGCGGCCGCCGTCCCGCTGTTCGAACGGGACGGGTTCGCCACCGTGACGAACGGCCGGATCGCCGAGGCGGTGGGGCTGGTGCCGTCCGCGCTCTACCGGTACTTCCCGGGCAAGGCCGACATCCTGGCGGCGGCCTGCCTGCAAGCCGCGGGGCTGCTGGCCCAGGCGGTCGAGCACAACCTGCGCGGGACGACCGATCCGCACGGCGCCTTGAGCGCGCTGACGGCGACGTACGTGGCGTACAGCTTCGAGCACAGTGCCCTCAACAGCGTGGCCAACGCGGAAATCGCCGGCCTGCCCGCCGGCCTGCGCCGCCCGCTGGTCGCGGCGCAGCGCGAGCACATCGCCGTGTGGGAGCAGCACCTGCGCGAAGCCCGCCCGGAACTCGACGCCCGCCAGGCCCGGGTGCTGGTGCACGCGGGCTTCGGCGTGGTGGTCGAGGCCGGTCGCCGGCTGCGGTGGGCGGACCGCCCGGAGCACCGCGCCGCGGTGGCCGCGTTGCTCGTGAGCGCCCTCGGGCTGCGATCTCCGGCCGGCTGA
- a CDS encoding SigE family RNA polymerase sigma factor, protein MKQTEDAGTGRDAEFREFVRSRGTPLHQSAYLLCGDRHLADDVVQDTLVKAYQHWRRVRQADSPEAYVRRILLNEVRGRWRRRERSVPVAEFADEPTVADPSDDVIRRDGLRQALLTLPLRQRATVVLRYLEGLSERETAAVLGCSTGTVKSQSSRALAGLKSFFDRTGTKL, encoded by the coding sequence GTGAAGCAGACAGAGGACGCCGGGACCGGCCGCGACGCGGAGTTCCGCGAGTTCGTGCGCAGCCGGGGAACGCCGCTGCACCAGAGCGCGTACCTGCTCTGCGGTGACCGGCACCTGGCCGACGACGTGGTCCAGGACACGCTGGTCAAGGCCTACCAGCACTGGCGGCGGGTGCGGCAGGCCGACAGCCCGGAGGCCTACGTCCGGCGCATCCTGCTCAACGAGGTGCGCGGGCGGTGGCGGCGGCGGGAGCGCTCGGTGCCGGTCGCGGAGTTCGCCGACGAGCCCACGGTGGCCGACCCGTCCGACGACGTGATCCGGCGCGACGGCCTCCGGCAGGCGCTGCTGACGTTGCCGTTGCGGCAGCGCGCGACGGTGGTGCTGCGCTACCTGGAGGGCCTGTCCGAGCGCGAGACGGCGGCGGTCCTCGGCTGCTCGACGGGCACCGTGAAGAGCCAGAGCTCCCGGGCACTGGCCGGCCTCAAATCCTTCTTCGACCGGACGGGGACCAAGCTGTGA